In the genome of Myroides phaeus, one region contains:
- the coaBC gene encoding bifunctional phosphopantothenoylcysteine decarboxylase/phosphopantothenate--cysteine ligase CoaBC: MSVLSGKKILLGVTGGIAAYKTAALVRLLIKAGAEIQVIMTPASHQFVTPFTLSTLSKKPVYTKFFNAGDEGGTWNNHVDLALWADFMIIAPATANTLAKMANGICDNLLMAIYLSAKCPVFVAPAMDLDMYVHPSTDRNINLLTSYGNIIIPAEEGELASGLVGKGRMAEPEHILDFIDAHFNTSLPLRGKKILITAGPTYEPIDPVRFIGNHSSGKMGFDIAMEAATKGAEVVLVSGPTNQKISHPLVKVISILSAKEMYAACHEYFESVDAVVAAAAVADYRPKHVADQKIKKNSEEFVIEMDKNPDILASLGAIKKKQFLVGFALETQNEVEHAKQKIVKKNLDLIVLNSLNDKGAGFGKPTNKVTFIDKDFNLEPMELKLKEEVAIDIVQKIIDHYA, from the coding sequence ATGTCAGTGTTAAGCGGAAAGAAAATATTACTGGGTGTTACTGGTGGAATTGCCGCTTATAAGACGGCAGCTTTAGTACGTTTACTTATAAAAGCAGGTGCAGAGATACAAGTTATTATGACACCTGCTTCTCATCAATTTGTGACTCCTTTTACTTTATCTACTTTATCAAAAAAGCCAGTATATACTAAATTCTTCAATGCTGGTGATGAAGGAGGAACATGGAATAACCACGTAGATTTAGCGCTTTGGGCTGATTTTATGATCATAGCTCCCGCTACTGCAAATACGTTAGCTAAAATGGCTAATGGTATTTGTGATAATCTATTAATGGCTATTTATTTATCTGCTAAATGCCCTGTATTTGTTGCTCCTGCTATGGACTTAGATATGTATGTTCATCCATCTACGGATAGAAATATAAATCTATTAACGTCTTATGGTAATATTATTATACCTGCAGAAGAAGGAGAACTTGCGAGTGGATTAGTAGGTAAGGGGAGGATGGCAGAACCAGAACATATTCTTGATTTTATTGATGCACATTTTAATACTTCATTGCCTTTAAGGGGTAAGAAAATTCTAATTACTGCAGGACCAACATATGAACCGATAGACCCAGTGCGTTTTATTGGAAATCATTCTTCTGGAAAAATGGGGTTTGATATTGCAATGGAAGCTGCCACAAAAGGAGCAGAGGTTGTTTTAGTGTCTGGACCAACGAATCAAAAGATTAGTCATCCATTAGTGAAAGTGATTAGTATCCTTTCAGCTAAGGAGATGTATGCAGCTTGTCACGAGTATTTTGAATCTGTTGATGCTGTAGTTGCAGCTGCTGCAGTTGCTGATTATCGACCTAAACATGTTGCAGATCAAAAAATCAAAAAGAATAGCGAAGAGTTTGTTATCGAAATGGATAAGAATCCGGATATTCTTGCTTCTTTAGGGGCAATTAAAAAGAAACAATTCTTGGTTGGTTTTGCTTTAGAGACACAGAATGAGGTGGAACATGCTAAGCAAAAAATAGTTAAAAAGAATTTAGATTTAATTGTACTAAATTCTTTAAATGATAAGGGGGCAGGTTTTGGTAAACCAACAAATAAAGTTACCTTTATCGATAAAGATTTTAACTTAGAACCTATGGAGTTAAAATTGAAAGAAGAAGTAGCAATAGATATTGTACAAAAAATAATTGATCATTATGCATAA
- a CDS encoding DNA-directed RNA polymerase subunit omega gives MDLKKTSAPVNTITYNKNKIEQPTGNIYEAITIIAKRANQINTEIKNELVHKLEEFATTNDSLDEVFENKEQIEVSKFYEKLPKAHALAVEEWLEDRVSYKEVVK, from the coding sequence ATGGATTTAAAGAAAACAAGTGCTCCGGTTAACACAATTACTTATAACAAAAATAAGATTGAGCAGCCTACAGGAAATATTTATGAGGCTATTACTATTATTGCAAAGAGAGCCAACCAAATCAATACAGAAATCAAGAATGAATTGGTTCACAAGTTGGAAGAGTTCGCTACAACTAATGATAGTTTAGATGAAGTTTTTGAAAATAAAGAACAAATTGAGGTTTCTAAGTTTTACGAAAAGTTACCTAAAGCTCACGCTTTAGCTGTTGAAGAATGGTTAGAGGACAGAGTTTCTTACAAAGAAGTTGTAAAATAA
- a CDS encoding outer membrane protein assembly factor BamD, translating into MKKYIGVSILILSFASCGPMQKALKSEDYEYKKEVANQFFEKKKYRSAIRLYEQLENVYRANPKAEEMYYNFAEATYQTKDYILAGQRFKSFAAVYPRSEKREEALLKEIKSGVQLSPVYSLDQHVTYATIEKLQSFIDQYPASNFVFEANSIMSDMNQKLEQKAFENAKQLNTIGEWTRNYGAAIIALDNFIYDYPGTKFKEDALYYKFDSAYKLAMNSVASKVEDRLNTAKSMYETLIRFNAETKYKDKADDMIKNVNKELAKFSK; encoded by the coding sequence ATGAAAAAATATATTGGTGTATCTATTTTAATACTTTCTTTTGCGAGCTGTGGGCCTATGCAAAAGGCATTAAAATCAGAAGATTATGAATATAAGAAAGAAGTAGCTAATCAATTTTTTGAGAAGAAAAAATATAGAAGCGCTATTCGTTTGTATGAACAATTGGAAAATGTGTATCGTGCAAATCCAAAAGCAGAGGAGATGTATTACAACTTTGCAGAGGCGACTTATCAAACAAAAGATTACATTTTAGCAGGACAAAGATTTAAAAGTTTTGCAGCTGTGTATCCAAGAAGTGAAAAAAGAGAAGAAGCTTTGTTGAAAGAGATTAAATCAGGGGTTCAGTTATCACCTGTTTATTCATTAGATCAACACGTTACTTATGCAACAATAGAGAAGTTACAGTCTTTTATAGATCAGTATCCTGCGTCAAACTTTGTATTCGAAGCAAATAGTATTATGTCTGATATGAATCAAAAGTTAGAGCAAAAGGCTTTTGAAAATGCGAAGCAGTTGAATACAATCGGAGAGTGGACAAGAAATTATGGTGCTGCAATTATAGCATTAGATAATTTTATATATGATTACCCAGGTACAAAGTTTAAAGAAGATGCTTTGTACTATAAATTTGATTCTGCGTACAAATTAGCAATGAACAGTGTTGCATCAAAGGTTGAAGATCGTTTAAATACGGCAAAATCAATGTACGAAACCCTTATACGTTTTAATGCTGAAACAAAGTATAAGGATAAGGCAGATGATATGATTAAAAATGTAAATAAAGAATTAGCAAAATTTTCAAAATAA
- a CDS encoding ferritin yields MLSEKLQNALNEQIKLEGDSSQIYLDMASWAEIQGFEGIATFMFAQSDEERQHMLKLVKYVNQRGGEAVIPAITKPTLDHTSIKGLFKQLFDHEVFVSKSINELVHIALEDRDYATHNFLQWYVAEQIEEEATARTILDKINLIGDDKGGLYLFDNDIKNFNQEANTNPVN; encoded by the coding sequence ATGTTATCAGAAAAATTGCAAAATGCTTTAAATGAGCAGATAAAGTTAGAAGGAGATTCTTCTCAAATTTATTTAGATATGGCTTCTTGGGCTGAAATTCAAGGTTTTGAAGGTATTGCAACTTTTATGTTTGCTCAGTCAGATGAAGAACGCCAACATATGCTTAAATTAGTTAAGTATGTGAATCAAAGAGGTGGAGAAGCAGTTATTCCTGCTATTACAAAACCAACTTTAGATCATACTTCTATTAAAGGATTGTTTAAACAATTATTTGATCACGAGGTATTTGTATCTAAAAGTATTAACGAATTAGTACATATTGCATTAGAAGATCGCGATTATGCTACACATAACTTTTTACAATGGTATGTAGCAGAACAAATAGAGGAAGAAGCAACAGCGCGTACAATCTTAGATAAGATTAATCTTATTGGAGATGATAAAGGAGGGTTATATTTATTTGATAATGATATCAAGAATTTTAACCAAGAAGCAAATACTAATCCAGTAAATTAA
- the dapA gene encoding 4-hydroxy-tetrahydrodipicolinate synthase, with amino-acid sequence MQSLIGTGVALVTPFKSDFSVDVEALQRLVEYTISGGVEYLVVLGTTGESATLSKEEKQLVKRTIKQVNNKRLPLVLGVGGNCTQGVLEELTEENLEGFDAILSVSPYYNKPTQEGIYQHFKQIALNSPLPIILYNVPGRTGSNMNPSTVIRLANDFDNIIGIKEAAGSMVQGMELIRQSTRKDFLVISGDDAIALPLVLAGGAGVISVIGQGLPQQFTDMIRLGLKGEVKEAFALQYQLMPIIDMIFEQGNPGGIKEILKLANVTDHCVRLPLVNVDNDLTSRIEKEYSKIVK; translated from the coding sequence ATGCAATCACTTATTGGTACGGGAGTGGCATTAGTAACGCCATTCAAAAGCGATTTCTCTGTAGATGTAGAAGCATTACAGAGATTGGTAGAATACACAATTTCAGGAGGAGTTGAATATCTTGTGGTATTAGGAACTACAGGAGAATCAGCAACATTGAGTAAGGAAGAGAAACAATTAGTCAAGCGTACCATAAAGCAAGTTAATAACAAGAGATTGCCTTTAGTGTTAGGTGTAGGCGGCAACTGCACTCAAGGAGTATTGGAAGAATTAACGGAGGAAAACTTAGAGGGTTTTGATGCTATATTATCAGTGTCTCCATATTATAATAAACCAACGCAAGAGGGAATTTATCAGCATTTTAAACAAATTGCCTTAAATAGTCCATTGCCGATTATATTATATAATGTACCTGGTAGAACAGGAAGTAATATGAATCCAAGTACAGTGATTCGCTTAGCAAATGATTTCGACAATATCATCGGAATTAAAGAAGCTGCGGGTAGTATGGTACAAGGAATGGAATTAATTAGACAATCAACACGTAAAGATTTCTTAGTGATTTCTGGTGATGATGCAATAGCTTTACCATTAGTATTAGCAGGTGGAGCAGGAGTTATTTCTGTAATTGGACAAGGGTTACCACAACAATTTACAGATATGATACGTTTAGGATTGAAAGGGGAAGTGAAAGAAGCTTTCGCTCTTCAATACCAATTGATGCCTATTATAGATATGATTTTTGAACAAGGAAATCCAGGGGGTATCAAAGAGATCTTGAAGTTAGCCAATGTTACAGATCATTGTGTAAGATTACCTTTGGTTAATGTAGATAATGATTTAACTTCAAGAATAGAAAAAGAGTATAGTAAAATAGTAAAATAA
- a CDS encoding DUF6913 domain-containing protein, translated as MWFNTLKKRAIRKSVESAKLTPVPTDFKYEFKKIGIVVEKADSTMLSELLEALNTKGVKQSQVQFLVYSNDNKESKGDENFFKIKDFTMSGSTDKKEVLDFIGADYDLLISYYTSDSAPLLWVTAKSLAKFKVGISSVNTKGNHFCLEVSDLNVKSYIDNLFKYIKVFKK; from the coding sequence ATGTGGTTTAACACTTTGAAGAAAAGAGCAATACGAAAAAGTGTTGAGAGTGCTAAATTAACGCCAGTACCTACGGATTTTAAATACGAATTTAAAAAGATAGGTATTGTAGTTGAAAAGGCAGATTCGACAATGCTTTCGGAATTGCTGGAGGCTTTGAACACGAAAGGTGTTAAGCAAAGTCAAGTACAGTTTCTTGTTTATTCAAATGATAACAAAGAATCAAAAGGAGATGAGAATTTCTTTAAAATAAAAGACTTTACTATGTCTGGAAGTACAGATAAAAAAGAAGTGTTAGATTTTATAGGAGCAGATTACGATCTTTTGATTAGTTATTACACAAGTGATAGTGCGCCATTATTGTGGGTGACTGCAAAGTCCCTTGCAAAATTTAAGGTTGGTATTTCGTCTGTTAATACAAAGGGGAACCATTTTTGTTTAGAGGTTTCTGATTTGAATGTTAAGAGTTATATCGACAACTTATTCAAATACATTAAAGTTTTTAAAAAATAA
- the ligA gene encoding NAD-dependent DNA ligase LigA yields the protein MEVKTQIEALRKELNQHNYNYYVLDNPTISDFEFDQKLAELVKLETAHPEFFDIDSPTQRVGGAVTKNFETVVHSHRMYSLDNSYSKEDLIEWEQRVQKMLGDVPIQYTCELKYDGASISITYENGVLKRAVTRGDGIQGDDVTSNIRTIKSVPIRLNGDYPELFDIRGEIVLPLAGFEKMNQELIEIGEAPYSNPRNTASGSLKLQDSAEVAKRPLECLLYYVIGSDLGIETQYESLDKARDWGFKVPTISKLAKNMEEVLEFISYWDEHRHTLPYETDGVVIKVNSIHYQEELGYTAKAPRWAIAYKFKAEQVETVLNSISYQVGRTGAITPVANLEPVQLAGTIVKRASLHNADQIAKLDIRVNDSVYVEKGGEIIPKIVGVNLEARSADSERTIYIKECPECGTKLKRNEGEAQHYCSNVYGCPPQIAGRIQHYISRKAMDIDGLGEETVMLLYKSGLIESYADLYELKKEDILPLDRMAEKSADNLLKGIEASKSIPFERVLYGLGIRYVGETVAKKLANHYKNIDALAEAPLMELIMVDEIGERIAQSVIDFFSSSINKEIINRLKSYGVQFVLEEKESTVVSNVLEGKTLVVSGVFSKMSRDEIKQAIEDHGGKNGSSITSKTSYVVAGDKMGPSKLEKANKLGVTILSEDDFLALIQ from the coding sequence ATGGAAGTAAAAACGCAAATAGAAGCTTTAAGAAAAGAGCTAAATCAACATAATTATAATTATTATGTGTTGGACAATCCAACAATTTCTGATTTTGAGTTTGACCAAAAATTAGCTGAATTAGTTAAGTTGGAAACAGCTCATCCTGAATTTTTCGATATTGATTCACCTACACAACGAGTAGGTGGAGCTGTAACTAAAAATTTTGAAACAGTAGTTCACAGTCATCGTATGTATTCTTTGGATAATTCTTATTCAAAAGAAGATTTGATAGAATGGGAACAGCGCGTTCAGAAAATGTTAGGTGATGTGCCAATTCAATATACCTGTGAGTTAAAATATGATGGTGCTTCGATTAGTATTACCTACGAAAATGGTGTGCTAAAAAGAGCTGTTACTCGTGGAGATGGAATTCAAGGAGACGATGTAACAAGTAATATTCGTACGATTAAGTCAGTTCCGATTCGTTTAAATGGAGATTATCCTGAATTATTCGATATCAGAGGAGAGATTGTTTTGCCTTTAGCAGGCTTTGAGAAGATGAATCAAGAGTTGATTGAAATAGGGGAAGCACCTTATTCTAATCCTCGAAATACAGCATCTGGTAGTTTGAAATTACAAGATAGTGCTGAAGTAGCAAAACGTCCTTTAGAATGTTTGTTATACTATGTTATAGGAAGTGATTTGGGAATTGAAACACAATATGAGAGTTTAGATAAGGCTCGCGATTGGGGGTTCAAGGTTCCTACTATTTCTAAGTTAGCAAAAAATATGGAAGAAGTATTGGAGTTTATCTCATATTGGGATGAACACCGTCATACTTTGCCGTATGAGACAGATGGAGTAGTTATTAAGGTAAATTCAATTCATTATCAAGAAGAATTAGGCTATACAGCAAAAGCACCTCGTTGGGCAATTGCTTATAAGTTTAAAGCAGAACAAGTAGAGACTGTTTTAAACTCTATTTCGTATCAAGTTGGGCGTACAGGAGCAATTACTCCGGTAGCTAATTTAGAGCCTGTACAATTGGCAGGAACGATAGTAAAGCGCGCGTCATTACACAATGCAGATCAGATTGCTAAACTTGATATTCGCGTAAATGATTCGGTTTATGTAGAAAAAGGAGGAGAGATTATTCCTAAGATAGTAGGTGTGAATTTAGAAGCTCGTTCTGCTGATTCTGAACGTACTATTTATATCAAGGAATGTCCTGAATGCGGAACAAAACTGAAGCGAAACGAAGGAGAAGCACAGCATTATTGTTCAAATGTATATGGTTGTCCTCCTCAAATTGCAGGAAGAATACAACATTACATTTCTCGAAAAGCAATGGATATTGACGGATTAGGAGAGGAAACAGTGATGTTGTTGTACAAAAGTGGACTAATAGAGAGTTATGCTGATTTGTACGAATTAAAGAAAGAAGATATTTTACCTTTAGACCGAATGGCAGAGAAATCTGCTGATAATTTGTTGAAGGGAATTGAAGCTTCTAAATCGATTCCTTTCGAACGTGTTTTATATGGATTAGGAATTCGTTATGTGGGAGAAACCGTTGCTAAAAAATTAGCAAATCACTATAAGAATATTGATGCCTTAGCAGAAGCTCCTTTGATGGAATTGATTATGGTTGATGAGATTGGAGAGCGTATTGCTCAAAGTGTAATCGACTTTTTCAGTAGTTCAATTAATAAAGAGATTATTAATAGATTGAAGAGCTATGGTGTACAATTTGTTTTAGAGGAGAAAGAATCTACGGTAGTCTCTAATGTATTAGAAGGAAAAACATTGGTTGTTTCTGGTGTGTTTTCTAAAATGTCTCGTGATGAAATAAAACAAGCTATCGAAGATCACGGAGGAAAAAATGGAAGTTCAATTACATCAAAGACAAGTTATGTTGTAGCTGGTGATAAAATGGGACCTTCAAAATTAGAAAAAGCAAATAAATTAGGAGTTACAATCTTGTCAGAAGACGACTTTTTAGCTTTGATTCAATAA
- a CDS encoding DUF6495 family protein: MKYSRLTKEQFEELHPEFTNFLASQQIDKNEWDKIKAEKPEVAEQELDVFSDLIWEGVLSNAKYLEHYSPSHIFLFGFDDTEINTIVIKALQSDIDFLTKEGLQWLSDAVFTEAVEIRHGGKKFGEDRNAELFSIIQQGAILSEGVLYTQFKDMLKL; the protein is encoded by the coding sequence ATGAAGTATAGCCGTCTTACGAAAGAACAATTTGAAGAATTACACCCAGAGTTTACTAATTTTTTAGCTTCACAGCAAATAGATAAAAACGAATGGGATAAGATAAAAGCAGAGAAGCCAGAAGTGGCTGAACAAGAGTTAGATGTGTTTTCTGATTTGATTTGGGAGGGAGTTTTATCAAATGCTAAATATTTAGAGCATTATTCTCCAAGTCATATTTTCTTATTTGGTTTTGACGATACTGAGATTAATACTATTGTAATTAAAGCTTTACAATCTGATATTGATTTCTTGACAAAAGAAGGATTACAATGGTTATCTGATGCTGTGTTTACAGAGGCAGTTGAGATTCGTCACGGAGGAAAGAAATTTGGAGAAGATAGAAATGCGGAGTTATTTTCTATTATTCAACAAGGAGCTATTTTGAGTGAAGGTGTGTTATATACACAATTCAAAGATATGTTGAAGTTATAA
- the rplI gene encoding 50S ribosomal protein L9 codes for MEIILKQDVQKLGFKDDVVTVKPGYGRNYLIPQGMAVLATPSAKKVLAENLKQRAHKEAKLIADAKVIAEALKALDIKIAVKAGGEKLFGSVTNANIAEAFAKEGQEIDRKFITSGVIKRLGKYTANVRLHRDVIVEVDYEVIAEQE; via the coding sequence ATGGAAATTATCTTAAAACAAGACGTTCAAAAATTAGGTTTCAAAGACGACGTAGTAACTGTTAAACCAGGATACGGACGTAACTACTTAATTCCTCAAGGAATGGCAGTTTTAGCTACACCTTCTGCAAAGAAAGTATTAGCTGAGAACTTAAAACAAAGAGCGCACAAAGAAGCTAAATTAATTGCAGACGCAAAAGTTATTGCTGAAGCATTAAAAGCTTTAGATATTAAAATCGCTGTTAAAGCAGGTGGAGAAAAATTATTCGGATCTGTTACTAACGCTAATATCGCTGAAGCATTCGCTAAAGAAGGTCAAGAAATTGACAGAAAATTCATCACTTCAGGAGTTATCAAACGTTTAGGTAAATATACTGCTAACGTTCGTTTACACCGTGATGTAATCGTTGAAGTTGATTACGAAGTAATCGCTGAGCAAGAATAG
- the rpsR gene encoding 30S ribosomal protein S18: MSSIEQSAKGKKDGDIRYLTPLNIETNKAKKYCRFKKSGIQYIDYKDADFLLKFVNEQGKILPRRLTGTSLKFQRKVSVAVKRARHLALMPYVADLLK, from the coding sequence ATGTCAAGTATAGAACAATCTGCAAAAGGTAAAAAAGACGGAGATATCAGATATCTAACGCCTTTAAACATTGAAACAAACAAAGCTAAAAAGTACTGTCGTTTCAAAAAATCTGGAATCCAATATATTGACTATAAAGATGCTGATTTCTTATTGAAATTCGTTAACGAACAAGGAAAAATTCTTCCTCGTCGTTTAACAGGAACTTCTTTGAAATTCCAAAGAAAAGTATCTGTAGCGGTAAAAAGAGCTCGTCACTTAGCTTTAATGCCATACGTAGCTGATTTATTAAAATAA
- the rpsF gene encoding 30S ribosomal protein S6: MNHYETVFILNPVLSETQVKETVIKFEEFITSRGGEMVSKEDWGLKKLAYEIQHKKSGFYHLFEFKAPGEVILSLETEFRRDERVMRFLTVTLDKHAISWAERRREKLKSKKA, from the coding sequence ATGAATCATTATGAAACTGTTTTCATCTTGAATCCCGTTTTATCTGAAACTCAGGTAAAGGAAACAGTAATTAAATTCGAAGAATTTATTACTTCTCGCGGTGGAGAGATGGTATCTAAAGAGGATTGGGGCTTAAAAAAATTAGCTTATGAAATCCAACACAAGAAAAGTGGATTTTATCACTTATTCGAATTCAAAGCTCCAGGAGAAGTTATCCTTAGCTTAGAAACTGAATTCAGACGTGATGAAAGAGTTATGCGTTTCTTAACTGTAACTTTAGACAAACACGCTATTTCTTGGGCTGAAAGAAGAAGAGAGAAATTAAAATCTAAAAAAGCTTAA
- a CDS encoding DUF4375 domain-containing protein: protein MKNLKIVVFDEALKSEEHYDIVYSNISVVNLIREEGGSIDEDIHHDALVSYYVDYYLDQYETGNFSQIVWNSGADYEFFDVVEEGLGKMGAKQHQAFLKKQVALLKSLDYEVIEGFVEADYSATHQTSIALNNDEFFDIEEDVVELNANWLRGHVDLVALSIEDIYVYAEKLLDKKIQREEE from the coding sequence ATGAAAAATTTAAAAATAGTAGTTTTCGATGAAGCGTTGAAAAGTGAAGAGCATTATGATATTGTTTATTCAAATATTTCTGTTGTCAACTTAATTCGCGAAGAAGGCGGTTCTATTGACGAGGATATTCATCACGATGCTTTAGTTAGTTATTATGTAGATTATTACTTGGACCAATATGAAACAGGGAACTTCTCTCAGATTGTATGGAACTCAGGAGCTGATTATGAATTTTTCGATGTAGTTGAAGAAGGACTTGGAAAAATGGGGGCTAAACAGCACCAAGCATTTTTGAAAAAACAAGTTGCTCTTTTGAAAAGCTTGGATTACGAAGTGATTGAAGGATTTGTAGAAGCTGATTATTCAGCTACACATCAAACAAGTATTGCGTTAAACAATGACGAATTTTTTGATATAGAAGAAGATGTTGTTGAGTTAAATGCGAACTGGTTAAGAGGACACGTTGATTTAGTTGCTTTATCTATTGAAGATATCTATGTATATGCAGAGAAACTGTTAGATAAAAAAATTCAAAGAGAAGAAGAGTAG